The region GATAGTTCAATTCCATTAAAAATTAATATAGAAGACTTGAAAATCGATTCAACTTTTAATAGATATGAAAAGGTTGATATAAATACTTTATCAAAAGATGACAAAAGTGAAATAAATAAACTTTTTATGGATAATAATATTTTTAATTTTTATTTGTTTTTAGATATATATACAGAAATATTACAAAGAAGTAACAAAAATATTACAAATAGAAGTCAATTATATGATATAATAAATACTTTTACTATAAGAGATGAAAGTAGTGAAATAGAAAAAATCATTAATGATTTAGGCTTTATTGATGGAGAAGATTTATATGAACTTAATGTCAATGCCGAATATTTGAATGCAAAAGCAAAAGCATATTATATTTTAAATAAGAGTGGAGAGGTAGAATATTTTGACATTAGTTTCAAATAAAACTACAAAAAAAATATTTTTAACAACAAATACAAAAGTTAATAATATTACAGATAAAGTTAGTTTAATAATATCCCCAGAATTTTATTGGGTAAGAAAGTTTGATATACCAGTAAAAACTGAAACCCAAGCAAGACATTTACTTCCTACTTTATTTGAAGATTTAATTAAAGAAAATGACTCTTTAACTTATCAAGCAATTAAATTAGAAGAGAATCTTTTTTTATGTTTTGCTTATAGTGATAAAAAAATATATGAAGCAATAAAAAAAGCTAATATTCCTATATCAAATATAAGCTCAGTATATTTTGCACAAAATGAATGTAAAAAATTTGAAAGTTTTGAAGTTGATGAACAAAACTATATTTACACAAGAGATGGGATATTAGTTAAAATTCCTAATTCAATAGCTAAAGATAGTATAGTTTTAAATAAAATTATAAATAATATAAAACTTTCTTCTTATAAATTACATATAAAACTTTATAACAATTTTTTTAATATAAAATTTTATTATTCAATTTTTGCTGTGTTATCTATATTGATTTTAATGAATTTAATTAAATATATCAATTATTCAAGTGAAATATCAACTTTAAACAATCAAGTAGAAGAGATTAGAAAAAATTATAATTTGCCTTCTAGTTCTTTACAAGTTAGAAGTATATTAAGTAAATACAATAAATCTATATCTTTGGAAAAAGAGAAAAGAGATGCTATTAGTTATATCCTTTCTAACAATAAATTAAATTTAAAATCATTAGCTGTAGATAATAATCTAATTATATTAGAATATATCTCTACTAAAAAAGCAGAAGTTGATTCTTTTTTAAAGAAAAAATTTAAAGCAGTAAATATAAAAGAAAATCAATTTTTATTAAAGGTGAGTATAACTTTATGAATAAAATAAACCCAATATACATTTTAGCCTTTGTTGTAGTTGTGTTTCTTATATCTATTTCTATATTAAATAATAAAGAAAATGAATTTAAAAATTTAAATAAATATGTAATAGATTTGAATACAAAAGGGAAAATATTTTCTGAGTATAAAAATAATTGGTTTAATAAAACTGCCATAATAAATAAAGTAGATAGAATTATTAAAAATACAGCTTATAAAAATGAGAAAATTTTAAAAACACAGACAAATAGTTTAGTTAGAATTAAATTTGAATCAAATAATACAAAGCTTTTAAATAGTTTTTTAAATAGAGTATTAAATGAAAAGTTTTTGTTGAAAAAAATTGATATAGAAAAAACAAGTATATATCTTGAAATAGGACTAATATAGTGAAATTTATTTTAAAATCTATAATTTATATTCTATTTTTTGTATTTGTATTATTAATATTTCTACCAAAAGAACAGTTTTATTATCTCCTAGAAAATAAAATCTCAAGTATGAATTTGATAGTTTCCAATGAAATAGTCAATGAAAAATCTTTTGGATTGAAAATAAAAGATGCTAATTTATATTATGATGGAATAAATTTTTCATTGATTGATAATGTAGATATCACTACATTGATTTTATATAATAATATTAATGTAGAGAATATAAGAGTAGCTAAATCTTTTAATAAATTTTTACCATCAAAAATAGATTCTTTAAATCTTAATTATTCACTTATAAATTTAAATAAAGTATTAATATTAAGTAAAGGTGATTTTGGTGAGTTTGAAGGCGATATTTTAATATTTGAGAGAAAAATTGTAGGTGAACTAAAACCTTCAAATATTATGATGACAAAATATAGAAATCTTTTAAATAGATTTAAAAAAGTAGATGGGAAGTATATTTATGAATTTAAATTTTAATAAGATTTTAAAAACAATATTTCCATACATATATATAGCTTTAGCTGCATATATAATATCTACTATAATTTTTCTTTTTTTACCAAAAAATGGTGTAGATTTTGAAGATGTATCTTTAAATCAACTAGAGTATAAAAATTATAGTGGTTTTTATTCATCAAATGGTGTAGTTATTAATAATAGGCTTAAAAATAGAGCTAATAAAAGTTTAGATTCACTTTCAAAATATATTTTAAAAGCTATTTATTCTACATCAAGTAATTCTGGATGGATAATAATAGAGAGTAAATCATCTAAAGATACAACTATTTTACAACAGCTTGAAGAGTTTAATGGATATACTTTGACAAAGTTATACAAAAAATATGTAATATTTGAAAAAAACTCAAAAGAATATAAATTAGAATTACCAAAAGAAGAGAATCTTACATATAAAATTGAAAACAATAATTCAATAAAAGAAAATATTGTTGTAAAAGAGGGGAATGTTGTAGTTCAAAGAGATTATTTAAATACATATGTAAATGATTTAGGAAAAGTTTGGAAAAATATTGCAATACAAGAGATAAGGGAAAATGGGAAAATTGATGGTTTTAAAATAAATGGAGTTAATAAAAATTCAGTTTTTGAAAAACTAGGTTTAAAAAAGAATGATATTATAAAATCAATAAATGGAAATATCCTTAAATCTTATGCTGATGCATTTAAAATATATAATGGAATAAATAAGTTAAATTATTTAAGATTAGAAGTTTTAAGGAACAATGAGGTTGTGGAGTTAAATTATGAGATTAATTAAAGTAGGTATATTAGTATTGTTGTTGTCAGTTTTTTCATTAGCTAATGAAAAAATAAATATAAATTTTAAAGATCTAAAAATTATGGATTTAGTAAAAATCACATCCAAAATTATTAACAAAAATATTTTAGTTACTCAAGATATAAAAGGAAATGTAGATTTTATATCAAATAAGCCTGTTTCGAAAGATGAATTGATAAAAATATTAATATATGTACTTGAAGAAAAAGGTTTTACTCTTGTAACAAATGACAATATGTTAAGAATAGTTAAACTAAATGTAAGTGCTAAAAGTAATGTACCTGTTATAACTTCAAAACAAAAACACAATTATAATCAAATTGTTACAGAAATATTTAAAGTAGATAGTTCAAATGTAGATTATATTGCTTCAAAAATAAGACATTTAATTTCTAGAGATGCAAAGTTAGTATCAAATAAAGAAGCAAATACTATTGTATTAACTGATTTTATGGATAATATTAAAACAGTTAAAAAAATAGTAAATATAATGACTATTGGTTCTAAACGAACTATGGAAATTGTAGAGTTAAAAAATATTCAAGCTACTGATGCAAAAAAGAATTTAGACTTAATATCAAAAGCAATTTTTAATCAAACAGTAAATGTAGAAAAAGTTGATATTGTATCAAATAAAGAAACAAATTCTTTGGTAATTATAGGTAAAAAAGAAAATGTAAAATATCTTAAAAAATATATTATAAAAATGGATTCAAAAGAATCTTTGGTTAAAAGAATAGTTGAAGTTTATCCTCTAAAAAATGTAGAAGCAAAAAATGTAACAAAAATAATTGAAGATATAATAGGGAAAAAGAAATTTTTAGATCAAAATGATAAACCCCTATCTTCTGTTGATGAAGAAACAAACTCTATAGTTTTAATGGGTCCTAGTGATGAGGTTGATTATATAAAAGATATACTTGATAAACTTGATAAGGAAAAACCACAAGTTTATGTGGAAGCTAAGATTATTGAGTTAAATGATAACTTGCTAAATGAGATAGGTATTCAATATGGTATTTTAGGTGGTAGTTCAGGAAGTGATGGATTAGCTACTTTTGCCTCTTCTTTAAATGGTGGAAGTGCCTTATCTTTTACTCCAGGGGATATAGGCTTAGAGATACCAGATATTACTGAAGGTTTAGCTTTAGGTGCTTCAATCTCCCTTCTAAATCAAGATGGTGCTTTAGATATAGTTTCAGAACCATCAATTTTAGCTATAAACAATAAAGAGAGTTCAATTTATGTAGGTGAAACAATATCTATAAAAACTTCACAAACAACAACTGATGGTGGAAATACAAACGAAAATTACCAAAGGGAAGATGTTGGACTTACGCTAAAAGTAAAGCCAAGAGTTTCAAATGATAATAAGGTTACATTGGAGATAAATACAATCTTAGAAGATGTTAAAACCACAGAAACATCAAGTGGTAATGCCGATACATCAAAAAAAGAGGTAGAAACTACCGCTATTGTTAATAATGGTGAGAGTGTAATTATTGGGGGACTTATTCAAGATAAAGAAGAATCAACTGAAAATAAAGTTCCTCTTTTGGGTGATATACCTTTATTAGGTGAACTATTTAAACACGATAAAACAAATTATTCTAAAAAGAATTTAGTGATTATTGTAACTCCGTATATTGTTCCAAAATCAAAAGATCTATCATATGTAAGAAATCAGTTAGCTGGATTAAAAGCTTTGGAGGATAGATACTTAAAAAAATCATTAATTAGATTAAAAAAGAAAAAAATAGAAAAAATGAAAGAGGAAGAAAAGTATAAAGAGCAGATGGATGAACTAGATGAAGAGTTAAACTCAATGAAAAAGATTCCATCTATTTCAGCAAATAAAAAATTAGTTAATAAATATTTTGGTAATTAAAAATGAATATAGAAGAGATACATGATATAAATCTTCAACCCTTTGAAGATATTGAAAACTCTGTTATTGCTCTAAAAAACTATGTACTTTTTACAACAGTAGACAATGAAATTGTTATAGCATTGTCAGCTGAACACATGAGTATATCTTTTGATTATTTGTCAAAGTATGATTATAGTTATGAAATAATTTTTTTAGATGAGATCTCTTTTGAAAAACTATATAACAAGTTTTTAGAGATAAAAACAGATAAAGAGATGAGTGCTATCCAACAAGAACAAGAGGATGCTACTTTAGATGATGAAGATTTTTCTGTTAGTGAGTTTTTAAAAGTTGGTAGTGATATTTTAACTTCTGAAGAGTCTGCACCTATTATTAAATTTGTTAATTCACTTTTTTATCAAGCAATAAAGAAAAAAGCTTCAGATATACATATTGAGATGCATGAACAAAAATCTGAAGTTAGATATAGAATAGATGGTGTTCTTAATAAACATATTGAACTTGATAAAAATATCATGTCTCTTGTAATCTCAAGAATAAAAGTTATTTCGAACTTGGATATTAGTGAAAAAAGAATTCCTCAAGATGGGAGAACACAAATTAAAATAGCAGGAAAGACTTTAGATATAAGGGTTTCTGTATTACCAACTTTTTATGGGGAAAGAGTTGTTATGAGAATCCTTATGCAAAGTGATGAACTTTTAAATTTAAAAGAGTTAGGATTCCCTTCATATATTACAAAAGAGTTAGCTAAAACAGTGAAAAATTCTTATGGAATGGTTTTAGTAACTGGACCAACAGGTAGTGGTAAATCTACCACCTTACACTCATTATTACATCAAGTTGTTAGTGAAGAAAAAAATATCATTACAGTTGAGGATCCAGTTGAGTATAAATCAAATGATTTCTCACAAATTCAAGTTAATAACAAAGTAGGGCTTACCTTTGCCTCAGGATTAAGATCAATTTTAAGACAAGATCCTGATATCATTATGTTAGGGGAGATTAGAGATAGTGAAACAGCTTCAATCTCTATTCAAGCAGCTTTAACAGGACATTTACTTTTTTCTACATTACATACAAACAGAGCACCAGCAGCTATTACTAGACTTATAGATATGGGAGTTGAAAAGTTTTTAATATCATCTTCTTTATTAGCCGTATTAGCTCAAAGACTTGTTAGAAAACTTTGTGATGATTGTAAAATTGAAGATGAATCAAATGCATCCCATAAACTTTTTGGACTTAAAAAAAGTGATAAAATTTATAAAAGTGTAGGTTGTAAATCTTGTAACTTTACAGGGTATAGTGGTCGGGTTGCAATTGGCGAGTTATTTGTAATAAGTGAAGATATTAAAGAGTATTTAAAAGGTGAAGTTGATGATAATACTCTTATGAAATTAGCTATTGAAAACGGAATGCTTCCTTTAAATGAACAATTAAAATTGATGTTGATTGATGGAGAAACTTCTGTTGATGAAGCAGTAAGAATAGGAATAAAGTAGATGAAAAAGTCTTTTTCCTTAATGGAAGTGATAATAGCTACTGCATTACTATCTGTTGTTATGGTATCTTTATATAAAATACAAGGCAATAGTATTTTTTTACTTGAAAAATCAAATGAGAGTAAAAAATCAATTGATTTCTTGTCACTAGCTATGGATACAAAAACTTATTCAAAAAGAAATAAAAACATATATTTGGACAAATATTTTAATATACAAAATGATGATATTAGAAAAGAATTTAAAAAGATAAAAATCAAAGTTGAAGATGAAATAATAGGGCATGATGAAAATCGTTTTGAAAATATTACAATAAGAAGAAACTATTATAAAACATCTTATAGTTTTAATAAAGGGATAAAAAAAACTATATATAGATTTGGGATAGAGCTTTGAAAAAATCATTTACACTTTTGGAAGTAGTGATATCTATCACTATTTTTATGATAATAATTACTTTTATATACAAAGCATTAGATGATACAAAATTAGAAAATGAAAAATTTGAAAGCTATATATCAAAAAGTGAAAATACTATTGATATTTATAAAATTGTAGCTGAAGATATAGCTGAAATGTATGCTGATGTAGATTTAGCAGAAGATAAAAATAAAAATAGCATTATGCTATTTAAAAGCACTAATAGTTTTAATGATGTATATTATGAAAACATAACTTATATGCTGGCATCAAATAATAAACTTGTGAGAATTGAAAGTAAAGATAAATTTAAAAAACAAGAGAGTGATTTGACATTTTATGATAATGCTTATGTTGATGTATTACTTGAAGATGTAAAAAATTTTAATATTATAAAAAAAGATAAAAAATTTGTTTTTATAATTGAATTAAATGATGGAAAGAAAATTATGTTTCCTACTTTTAAAATGAGAGGATAATTATGTTTAAATATATATTTATAGTTTTTTTGAGTTTAACTTCACTCCTTGCTGAAGAAAATGACCAAACAACAAAACCTTCCGAATTGGAACTTTTTTTGTTTAAAGTTGGATTTGAATCACTTTTAAAAGATGTTAGTATTAATAGTGAAAAAACTAAATTAAATGAAAAAGATATTAAAGCATTAAATGAAAAAGTCGAATTAATTTTAGCAGAATTATATAAAGAGAAAAGTGTTTTAACAAGCGAAGGTATAGAAGTTACAAAAGTTGAAAATATAGAAAAAAATACTGAAGTAGAAGAGTTGAAACAACAAGTTATTTTACTAAAAAAAGAGATAGAAAAACTAAAAGAAGTAAAAAAAGAAAAAATCAATGATATAAAACCATTAGATAAAAAAGTAAAAAATAATAAATATAAAACAATGATAGTTTCAGGAAAGCTTATAAATGTTTATAATAGAGCATATCCTAATTCAAAAGTCCTTTCTACACTAAAAAAAGACACAGTTGTAAAAATAGAATATTGTGATAGTTTTGGTTGGTGTAAACTTGCAAATAAGAAAGAGTATGTAAAAAAATTTCTTATTAAAAAGTTCTAAACAAACAAGGAAGACAAAGAAGTCTTCCTAGTTAGATAAGATATAAGCATCGCCAGAAACAACACAAACTTTTTTGTTATTATTGTTATCATGAAAAATAGAGATAACAGTATTTTCAGAAGATTTAACAATAGTATCCCCACTATTTAAAGTAGTATAACCATTAGGTATATCATTAGTAGCATCACATTTGATAATCTCATTATCAGATGAAGGAATAAAACTAAATCCCCCATCACCACTGCCACAAGCACTAAATACTAAAGAAGCAAACAAGGCAATAATTAAACTATATAAAATTTTCATAATACTACTCCACAACTAAATCATCAGATAAAGGAGCAGTGATTTTAATAAAAATAGCACCATTATCTTCATATATTTCAACTGTA is a window of Halarcobacter sp. DNA encoding:
- a CDS encoding GspE/PulE family protein — encoded protein: MNIEEIHDINLQPFEDIENSVIALKNYVLFTTVDNEIVIALSAEHMSISFDYLSKYDYSYEIIFLDEISFEKLYNKFLEIKTDKEMSAIQQEQEDATLDDEDFSVSEFLKVGSDILTSEESAPIIKFVNSLFYQAIKKKASDIHIEMHEQKSEVRYRIDGVLNKHIELDKNIMSLVISRIKVISNLDISEKRIPQDGRTQIKIAGKTLDIRVSVLPTFYGERVVMRILMQSDELLNLKELGFPSYITKELAKTVKNSYGMVLVTGPTGSGKSTTLHSLLHQVVSEEKNIITVEDPVEYKSNDFSQIQVNNKVGLTFASGLRSILRQDPDIIMLGEIRDSETASISIQAALTGHLLFSTLHTNRAPAAITRLIDMGVEKFLISSSLLAVLAQRLVRKLCDDCKIEDESNASHKLFGLKKSDKIYKSVGCKSCNFTGYSGRVAIGELFVISEDIKEYLKGEVDDNTLMKLAIENGMLPLNEQLKLMLIDGETSVDEAVRIGIK
- a CDS encoding prepilin-type N-terminal cleavage/methylation domain-containing protein; protein product: MKKSFTLLEVVISITIFMIIITFIYKALDDTKLENEKFESYISKSENTIDIYKIVAEDIAEMYADVDLAEDKNKNSIMLFKSTNSFNDVYYENITYMLASNNKLVRIESKDKFKKQESDLTFYDNAYVDVLLEDVKNFNIIKKDKKFVFIIELNDGKKIMFPTFKMRG
- a CDS encoding prepilin-type N-terminal cleavage/methylation domain-containing protein; translated protein: MKKSFSLMEVIIATALLSVVMVSLYKIQGNSIFLLEKSNESKKSIDFLSLAMDTKTYSKRNKNIYLDKYFNIQNDDIRKEFKKIKIKVEDEIIGHDENRFENITIRRNYYKTSYSFNKGIKKTIYRFGIEL
- the gspD gene encoding type II secretion system secretin GspD — its product is MRLIKVGILVLLLSVFSLANEKININFKDLKIMDLVKITSKIINKNILVTQDIKGNVDFISNKPVSKDELIKILIYVLEEKGFTLVTNDNMLRIVKLNVSAKSNVPVITSKQKHNYNQIVTEIFKVDSSNVDYIASKIRHLISRDAKLVSNKEANTIVLTDFMDNIKTVKKIVNIMTIGSKRTMEIVELKNIQATDAKKNLDLISKAIFNQTVNVEKVDIVSNKETNSLVIIGKKENVKYLKKYIIKMDSKESLVKRIVEVYPLKNVEAKNVTKIIEDIIGKKKFLDQNDKPLSSVDEETNSIVLMGPSDEVDYIKDILDKLDKEKPQVYVEAKIIELNDNLLNEIGIQYGILGGSSGSDGLATFASSLNGGSALSFTPGDIGLEIPDITEGLALGASISLLNQDGALDIVSEPSILAINNKESSIYVGETISIKTSQTTTDGGNTNENYQREDVGLTLKVKPRVSNDNKVTLEINTILEDVKTTETSSGNADTSKKEVETTAIVNNGESVIIGGLIQDKEESTENKVPLLGDIPLLGELFKHDKTNYSKKNLVIIVTPYIVPKSKDLSYVRNQLAGLKALEDRYLKKSLIRLKKKKIEKMKEEEKYKEQMDELDEELNSMKKIPSISANKKLVNKYFGN
- a CDS encoding site-2 protease family protein, whose translation is MNLNFNKILKTIFPYIYIALAAYIISTIIFLFLPKNGVDFEDVSLNQLEYKNYSGFYSSNGVVINNRLKNRANKSLDSLSKYILKAIYSTSSNSGWIIIESKSSKDTTILQQLEEFNGYTLTKLYKKYVIFEKNSKEYKLELPKEENLTYKIENNNSIKENIVVKEGNVVVQRDYLNTYVNDLGKVWKNIAIQEIRENGKIDGFKINGVNKNSVFEKLGLKKNDIIKSINGNILKSYADAFKIYNGINKLNYLRLEVLRNNEVVELNYEIN